Sequence from the Maribellus comscasis genome:
CATAGGCCGCTGCCTCTTCGTCCGACTGAAAAAGTCCGTCAATGGTATATCCCCAAATTTCGCCGATGGTTTGGCCAACATAATAGTCTCCCAGGTAGTTGTTCGGATTATCGAAACGTGTAATTTCTGATTTACTGTTTGATAACACTCCCGTTAAATCAATACGAAGTGGCTTACCTGCCAGATTAAAACTTTCGTGAAAAGACAAGGTAATTTCAAAACCTTTCGTACTTAAGTCGGCTGCATTTTCTTTAGGAGATCCAGTTCCAATTACAGCCGGAAGTGTTTTCCCCTTTGTTAACATCCCGGTCGTTTGTCTTTCAAACCAGTCAAAATTCAGAGCAAACCTGTTGCGCCAGAAAGCCATATCAAATCCAAAGTCTATTGTATTTACTGTTTCCCAGGTAATGTCAAGCGGATTTAGCCCCGGGGGAGTAATATAGTTTACCTTCTGGCCGTCGATAACATACGAACCAGACGTCCCCTGGCTCATTGTAGGGGAATAATCGTATGCCCCTACTTCCTGATTTCCTAAGGAACCGTAGGATGCTCTCAATTTAAATTCGTTCACATAATCTTTTATTCCCTGAAAGAAATTCTCGTTACTGGCATACCAGCCCACAGAAGCAGAAGGGAAAAATCCCCAACGAAAATCTTCGGGAAATCTCGATGTTCCATCATAACGACCATTTAATTCAAGAAGATATTTCCTGTCGAAGTTATAATTAAGCCGGTAAAAAAATCCTCTTACAGCCCAGTCTGTTAAAGTACCATAAGCTTCCGGGTCCGACGTTCCCAATGTTAGTGCATTTAAATCGTCGGAGATTAAATTTTTCTTCCTTGCATCAACAGTTTTATATAGTTTATCTTCCTGGTTAAATCCAACCATACCCTTTAAACTATGTTTTTCTTTCTCTAAAGAATAGGTTCCGTATAAATTAATTGCGTGAAACTCGTCATGGTCAATCACTTCCCGGTAGCTATCGTTTCCAAGGTAGGAAATCTCATCAGGGTATATCGCCCAGGGAGATTTAACTGTTCGTGTATATGTGTTAGAGAAATCGAGCTTTGCAGTATAATCAAAATGGATATCGAAATTCTTCAGAGGTTTCACATTTGCACCAATGGTATTTACCAGTTGATTAAATTTTGTTTCCCTAAAAGTCTTTCCATAATACAATTGAGACCAAAGACCGTCTCCAATGGTATAATTATTTAGCTCGGTCCTGTAAGTCGCAGTCCCGTCAGGATTTTTCGGGAGGTAACTTGGCAGGGCATGCACCCAAATATATGACCCCCATGGTTCAGCCCAACCGTTATGCGAACCGCCATGTTCAAGATTCGAATTATTATTGTACTGTAAGTTGCCAAACAGCGTCAGCCAATCTTTTACATCAATTTCAATTTTCCCCCTGATGTTATGTGATTTGAATTCATCATCCTGGATTTTCAGAATCCCTTTCGAATCGTAAACACGCCCGGATAATAAGCCCCTTACTTTTTCACTACCTCCAATCACAGAAAAATTATGGTTTTGGGAAGGTCGCCAGGTTCTGAATGTAGTATGGTACCAATCTGTATTTCCATAATAAATATACTGGTCCTGCCCCTTTCTGTTCTCTACTACATAATCGGGTAAAGACGGGTCTTCAGAACGCTTTTTCAACTCTTCATAGTCTTTTTCGCTATATCCGGTATACGTACGCCCGACTCTTCCTCTAAACGACTCATCAACCAACATAATAGTCTCATAAGGGTCTGTCATAAAATTGGTATTTGTGGTTGGAGTTGACCAGGAAAAGTTATTGTCGTAATTTACACGAGTGGTTCCTTCTTTTGCATTTTTTGTTGTTACCAGTATAACACCAAAAGCCCCTCTCGAACCATAGATAGCGGATGCTGCAGCATCTTTCAACACAGTTACCGACTCAACGTCTCTGGGATTAATTACGTCGATGTCCCCCTCAATACCGTCAATTAAAACCAACGGATTTCCTCCGTTAATGGATGTAAAACCACGAATATTTATACTTGTTGACACATTGTCTCTTCCACTCGACCGCGTAAGTGTCAAACCGGGCATTGTTCCCTGGAGACTTTGAGAAAAGCTCGAAACGGGTCTGCTTTCAAGTTGTTCGGCATCGATTTGTGTTACGGCACCGGTAAGGTTAGCTTTTTTTTGCGTTCCGTAACCAACGGCAACAACCTCCTCCAAACCAATAACATCGTCTTCAAGAACAACATTGATTAGTTGCTGATCCTTTACTGCAAGCTCCAACGTTTTCATTCCCATAAAAGAAAAAACAAGAACCTGATCTTCATCAGAAACTTCGATAGTAAAATTACCGTCGATATCGGTAGTTACTCCGGTAGTAGTTCCTTTTAAAAAAATAGAAACTCCTGGTAGGGGCACACCGCTTTCATCTGTAACATTACCGGAAACTGTATTATTTTGTTGAGTTCCGGTAATTTCTCCAATCAAAAGATTTTCCTTTTTAATCTCTTTGTCAGAGAGTAACTCAGCTCCTTGCGATAACGACTCAGCAAATAGTCCTGAGACGGACATTAAAAAAAACAAAACGCTAAAACTTGAAATTCGAAGAAAGTGAACCAACCTGTGCATATGAACACATAGTGGTTCAATAATGAACTTTTTTTTCATAAATTTGAATTTTGATAATAATATTTCATAAATGTTTTTATCTCTTTGCCGGGTGATGTAGCAGCATCTTCCGGCATTTTTTTATTTCTTATTTCATAGGCAATTTTTTAATTATTATTTTGTTCGACTGCTTATTCTTTTAAATATTTTGATTTTTGATAAACCTCTATTGTCTTGCTTAATTATGTGATAAAAAAACAACATTTAATCACTGGCAACACAAATATTCACTACAGCAAACACCTGTTAATCAACCAGATTAGCAATACTCACAAGATCTTTTCTATTGATTTAATTGGCAGGTCAAAGAAAAATGAATTGTATCTGAAAAATATTTCTAAACAATTAATCTTTTATTAAGTAAAATAAATTCTTCTCAGAAAATAGGTTCAAACGGCGAGGACTGGTTTGAATATCAGAAAATTAAAAAAATCTCTTTGTAATTCATCACAGCTACCTAACAACAAACATTTTTAACTAAAATTAACGGTAAGTTAAATAACGATTTTCCTTTTGCAATTCAAAAATGTCTTACCTTAAGCATTCTGTAAAAACAAGATAAAATGAAAAAAGTAACTGGCATTGGCGGAATCTTTTTTAAAACCCGGGATCCAGAGAAAATGAAAGAGTGGTACAATAAAAATCTGGGGTTGGTTACCAATGAATACGGTTCAGTTTTTGAATTCAGGAATTCTGACGAACCAGAAAAAAAAGGTTATTCTGTTTGGAGCCCTTTCTCCATTGATACAGATTATTTTCAGCCTTCGGAAAAAGAATTTATGATAAACTATCGTGTAGAAAATATTGAAAAACTGGTTGAAGAATTGCGCAAGTCCGGTGTTACAATTTTAGATGAAATAGAGTCGTATGAATATGGAAAATTTGTTCACATTCTTGATCCGGAAAAAAATAAAATAGAACTTTGGGAACCGGTTGACGACTCGTTTACTCAAATGTACGAAGGAAAAACAACGAAATAATCATTTCAAATTTTGTTTCGCAATTTATCCAAAACAGCTGTTCCTGTGTTATCAATTCCAACAACAGAAAAAACGTCAGCATTCTGGCATGCGATAAATATATTCCATTTTAGGGTTACCGGCACTTTTATTCATTCAAAGCAGATATACATAAATCAAACTCTTTTTTTAACTTTCGCATAAAATAATTTATAAGCAATGAAGCTGACCTTATCTTTTTTTCTCATTTTCCTGTCTGCGTATTTTGTACAAAGTTTTTTAATCCCTCAAAATAAAATCAACCAACACAACACAGCTTTAAACGATACAGTTTATTACCATGTCGACGACCTGGGATTACCCTTAAAAGGAAAAGAAAATTGTATCACACTGACCAACAAAATCTTAAAG
This genomic interval carries:
- a CDS encoding SusC/RagA family TonB-linked outer membrane protein, encoding MKKKFIIEPLCVHMHRLVHFLRISSFSVLFFLMSVSGLFAESLSQGAELLSDKEIKKENLLIGEITGTQQNNTVSGNVTDESGVPLPGVSIFLKGTTTGVTTDIDGNFTIEVSDEDQVLVFSFMGMKTLELAVKDQQLINVVLEDDVIGLEEVVAVGYGTQKKANLTGAVTQIDAEQLESRPVSSFSQSLQGTMPGLTLTRSSGRDNVSTSINIRGFTSINGGNPLVLIDGIEGDIDVINPRDVESVTVLKDAAASAIYGSRGAFGVILVTTKNAKEGTTRVNYDNNFSWSTPTTNTNFMTDPYETIMLVDESFRGRVGRTYTGYSEKDYEELKKRSEDPSLPDYVVENRKGQDQYIYYGNTDWYHTTFRTWRPSQNHNFSVIGGSEKVRGLLSGRVYDSKGILKIQDDEFKSHNIRGKIEIDVKDWLTLFGNLQYNNNSNLEHGGSHNGWAEPWGSYIWVHALPSYLPKNPDGTATYRTELNNYTIGDGLWSQLYYGKTFRETKFNQLVNTIGANVKPLKNFDIHFDYTAKLDFSNTYTRTVKSPWAIYPDEISYLGNDSYREVIDHDEFHAINLYGTYSLEKEKHSLKGMVGFNQEDKLYKTVDARKKNLISDDLNALTLGTSDPEAYGTLTDWAVRGFFYRLNYNFDRKYLLELNGRYDGTSRFPEDFRWGFFPSASVGWYASNENFFQGIKDYVNEFKLRASYGSLGNQEVGAYDYSPTMSQGTSGSYVIDGQKVNYITPPGLNPLDITWETVNTIDFGFDMAFWRNRFALNFDWFERQTTGMLTKGKTLPAVIGTGSPKENAADLSTKGFEITLSFHESFNLAGKPLRIDLTGVLSNSKSEITRFDNPNNYLGDYYVGQTIGEIWGYTIDGLFQSDEEAAAYDVDQTRVNSSIQASPGEFGKLLGGDMKYVDLDGDKEISNGEYTLENPGDMKIIGNSSIQFPYSFVFNADWNNINLSLTMQGVGKQDWYPSTDSRIFWGPYARPYVSFIRKDLGKEVWSEDNKDAYFPSVYRGYGALGSNRQMGAVNDRYLQDISYLRLKNLTVSYTIPSKLTQKVSIQKLKVYFSGENLLTFSKLTDYIDPEQASATSTAQTYPFSKVYSMGLSITL
- a CDS encoding VOC family protein, which produces MKKVTGIGGIFFKTRDPEKMKEWYNKNLGLVTNEYGSVFEFRNSDEPEKKGYSVWSPFSIDTDYFQPSEKEFMINYRVENIEKLVEELRKSGVTILDEIESYEYGKFVHILDPEKNKIELWEPVDDSFTQMYEGKTTK